A section of the Ovis canadensis isolate MfBH-ARS-UI-01 breed Bighorn chromosome 1, ARS-UI_OviCan_v2, whole genome shotgun sequence genome encodes:
- the FAIM gene encoding fas apoptotic inhibitory molecule 1, which produces MTDLVAVWEVALSDGVHKIEFEHGTTSGKRVVYVDGKEVIRKEWMFKLVGKETFYVGAAKTKATINIDAVGGFAYEYTLEINGKSLKKYMENRSKTTNTWVLHLDSEDFRVVLEKDTLDVWCNGKKMETAGEFVDDGTETHFNIGNHDCYIKAVSSGKRKEGIIHSLIVDNREIPETVE; this is translated from the exons ATGACAGATCTTGTAGCTGTTTGGGAAGTTGCTTTAAGTGATGGAGTCCATAAAATTGAATTTGAACATGGGACCACATCAGGCAAACGAGTGGTATATGTAGATGGGAAG GAAGTGATAAGAAAAGAATGGATGTTCAAATTGGTTGGCAAGGAAACCTTCTATGTTGGAGCTGCAAAGACAAAAGCAACCATCAATATTGATGCTGTCGGTGGTTTTGCTTATGAATATACTCTGGAAATTAATGGGAAAAGTCTCAAGAAGTATATGGAGAACAGATCAAAAACCACCAATACTTGGGTATTACATTTGGATAGTGAGGACTTTAGAGTTGTATTAG AGAAAGACACTCTGGATGTATGGTGCAATGGTAAAAAAATGGAGACAGCG GGTGAGTTTGTAGATGATGGGACTGAAACTCACTTCAATATTGGGAATCATGACTGTTATATAAAGGCTGTCAGTAGCGGCAAGCGGAAAGAAGGGATTATTCATAGTCTCATTGTGGATAACAGAGAAATCCCAGAGACTGTTGAATGA